From Motacilla alba alba isolate MOTALB_02 chromosome 4A, Motacilla_alba_V1.0_pri, whole genome shotgun sequence, one genomic window encodes:
- the LOC119695165 gene encoding homeobox protein CDX-1-like encodes MYVSYLLDKDTSMYPGSARCTSNTLPVQNFVSAPAYSDYMGYHPVPALDSHGQPAPAWGSHYGPQREDWSAYGPGPSSAGPAAHINGSSPGQGSYSSADYSSLHPAAAAAALPPVDTINAQQISPNSQRHSSYEWMRKTVQSTSTGKTRTREKYRVVYTDHQRLELEKEFHYNRYITIRRKSELAANLRLSERQVKIWFQNRRAKERKLMKKKMTHFDGSSLGSLQSDPGSVSPMPGPEAQTHSDMAASLFPPPPPALPMGTLQHGGTLQQVVASQ; translated from the exons ATGTACGTGAGCTATCTGTTGGATAAAGACACCAGCATGTATCCGGGATCCGCAAGGTGCACCAGCAACACCCTGCCCGTGCAGAACTTCGTGTCTGCTCCAGCCTACTCCGACTACATGGGATACCACCCCGTGCCAGCCCTGGACAGCCACGGGCAGCCGGCGCCCGCCTGGGGCTCCCACTACGGCCCCCAGCGCGAGGACTGGAGCGCCTACGGCCCAGGCCCTTCCAGCGCCGGGCCCGCTGCCCACATCAATGGCTCGTCCCCTGGCCAGGGCTCCTACAGCTCTGCTGATTACAGCTCCCTGCaccccgctgctgctgctgcggccTTACCTCCTGTAGATACAATTAATGCCCAGCAAATCTCTCCCAACAGCCAAAGGCACAGCTCTTATGAGTGGATGAGGAAAACGGTGCAATCCACGTCCACAG GTAAAACAAGAACGAGAGAGAAGTACCGAGTGGTTTACACAGATCATCAGAGATTAGAATTAGAGAAGGAGTTTCATTACAACAGATACATTACAATCAGGAGGAAGTCTGAACTTGCTGCAAACCTAAGACTTTCCGAGAGACAG gtgaAAATCTGGTTCCAGAATCGCCGAgccaaagagagaaaattaatgaagaagaaaatgactCATTTTGAcggcagcagcctgggctctctgcagagtGACCCTGGCTCGGTGAGCCCCATGCCGGGCCCCGAGGCACAGACCCACTCGGACATGGCCGCTTCCCTCTTCCCACCGCCACCGCCCGCTCTGCCCATGGGCACCTTGCAGCACGGAGGGACCCTGCAGCAGGTGGTGGCCTCGCAGTGA